A stretch of Gemmatimonas aurantiaca T-27 DNA encodes these proteins:
- a CDS encoding M56 family metallopeptidase: MSDTFLLSINTSALLLVIAKITLLLGLAVLGARLLQRATAGFRHLWWLVVLVATLMIPVLEFAQPMRFGVIPNGVFTSAGTIASTDRVTPNQAPATIADVAAPSDNAADKSLVDVPESAAPDAPAASVAPSVLTRVMSYVQSLSPLAMIAMVWCVGMFITAAWLLRSWVAAARIVRRATPVAASDWLDPLYEVADRIGLDDVPRVVRSADVRMPFACGVRTPTIVLPLSSDTWSVERRQAVLLHELAHVRRNDLLGHTFARLVCVVYWFHPMVWMAAGALRAESEQACDDLAVSSGTRASDYAEHLLDIVTSVKGDATPAVGIAMARRSEFEGRMLAILDPERPRRNTTRRQAITLAGLIGAVTLLVGAAAPVAPGAAAAAQGMMTDSLASSAAQTVAQHSMGDSGRRGTQRASRPMMDAVATPESAAMPEMQGRVLPVQPPAGPSGRLDRRTNDAIRDLVAQFSVEVSTGIASAFGPGARQGFAKTPLSGLDSLSANERVRLLVRLLTTDSSGSIRRVAAWGLNEYQMVDGTRAALMNALRRDADAGVREMAAWSLAQEHTASGGVGSALIEAVRSEAGTKARGTAAWAIGTLDVRDAEAVLLKALDDPEASVRYRAAWALGSVRPAALPAGLVGHLADSSRNVRRAVTWVIHQVGDEKAAPALQRALRSEKDPTVRRDMFRTLVSLGESSTEFVKEMIDSNDREIREQAITLLAGHRVPTPWPWPWPDPRPYP, from the coding sequence ATGTCTGACACCTTCCTGCTGTCCATTAATACATCGGCCTTGTTGCTGGTGATTGCCAAGATCACGCTGTTGCTGGGCCTCGCGGTGTTGGGCGCCCGGCTTCTGCAGCGTGCTACGGCGGGTTTCCGCCATCTCTGGTGGTTGGTGGTGCTGGTGGCCACGCTGATGATTCCGGTGCTCGAGTTTGCGCAGCCGATGCGGTTCGGGGTGATTCCGAACGGCGTGTTCACGTCGGCCGGCACGATCGCATCAACGGATCGGGTGACGCCGAATCAGGCGCCTGCCACGATTGCGGATGTGGCGGCACCCTCGGACAACGCCGCGGACAAGTCTTTGGTCGACGTGCCGGAATCTGCTGCGCCTGATGCGCCGGCCGCGAGCGTCGCACCCAGCGTGTTGACGCGTGTGATGTCGTACGTGCAGTCGCTCTCGCCGCTGGCGATGATCGCCATGGTGTGGTGTGTTGGCATGTTCATCACGGCCGCGTGGTTGCTGCGGAGCTGGGTGGCTGCGGCGCGCATCGTACGGCGCGCGACGCCCGTGGCGGCGTCCGATTGGCTCGACCCACTCTATGAAGTGGCCGATCGCATCGGACTCGACGATGTGCCGCGTGTGGTGCGGTCGGCCGATGTGCGCATGCCCTTTGCCTGTGGTGTGCGCACGCCGACCATCGTGTTGCCGCTGTCGTCCGATACCTGGAGTGTCGAGCGTCGTCAGGCGGTGTTGCTGCATGAACTCGCGCACGTGCGCCGCAACGATTTGTTGGGGCACACCTTCGCGCGGCTTGTGTGTGTGGTGTACTGGTTTCATCCGATGGTCTGGATGGCCGCTGGTGCCCTGCGCGCCGAAAGCGAGCAGGCGTGTGATGATCTGGCGGTGTCGTCGGGCACCCGCGCGTCGGACTATGCCGAACATCTGCTGGATATCGTGACGTCGGTGAAGGGTGACGCCACGCCTGCGGTGGGTATCGCGATGGCCCGTCGCAGCGAGTTCGAAGGGCGCATGCTCGCCATTCTCGATCCCGAGCGTCCCCGGCGCAACACGACGCGTCGTCAGGCGATCACGCTGGCGGGGCTCATCGGCGCGGTGACGTTGCTGGTGGGTGCTGCGGCGCCCGTCGCTCCGGGCGCTGCCGCCGCCGCGCAAGGCATGATGACGGACTCGCTGGCTTCGAGCGCGGCGCAGACCGTGGCGCAGCACTCGATGGGGGATTCAGGTCGGCGTGGTACGCAGCGCGCATCCCGGCCGATGATGGATGCTGTGGCCACGCCGGAATCGGCTGCCATGCCGGAGATGCAAGGGCGGGTGTTGCCCGTCCAGCCGCCGGCCGGTCCGTCTGGGCGTCTCGATCGTCGTACGAACGACGCCATCCGGGATCTCGTGGCGCAGTTCTCTGTCGAGGTGAGCACTGGCATCGCGAGTGCGTTCGGTCCCGGTGCGCGGCAGGGATTTGCGAAGACGCCCCTTTCGGGCCTCGACAGCCTATCGGCGAACGAGCGGGTGCGCCTGCTGGTACGCCTGCTGACGACCGACAGCAGCGGGTCGATCCGCCGCGTGGCTGCGTGGGGTTTGAACGAGTACCAGATGGTCGATGGCACGCGCGCGGCGCTGATGAACGCACTGCGCCGGGACGCCGACGCGGGTGTGCGTGAGATGGCTGCCTGGTCGCTGGCTCAGGAGCACACCGCATCGGGTGGGGTCGGCAGTGCGCTGATCGAAGCGGTGCGCAGTGAAGCCGGTACCAAGGCGCGCGGCACGGCGGCGTGGGCGATCGGCACGCTCGATGTACGCGACGCAGAAGCCGTGCTGCTCAAGGCCCTCGACGATCCCGAGGCCTCGGTGCGCTATCGTGCCGCGTGGGCATTGGGCAGTGTCAGACCGGCCGCGTTGCCGGCGGGGCTCGTGGGGCATCTCGCTGACAGCAGTCGCAATGTGCGGCGCGCGGTGACGTGGGTGATTCACCAGGTCGGCGACGAGAAGGCCGCGCCGGCGCTGCAGCGTGCACTGCGGTCCGAAAAAGATCCCACCGTGCGTCGTGACATGTTCCGCACGCTGGTCTCGCTTGGCGAGAGTTCGACGGAGTTCGTCAAGGAGATGATCGACAGCAACGATCGGGAGATTCGTGAACAGGCCATCACGTTGCTGGCAGGACATCGTGTGCCGACGCCATGGCCATGGCCATGGCCGGATCCGCGCCCGTATCCCTGA
- a CDS encoding HEAT repeat domain-containing protein yields MKNFLAGVVVASTLTVGGSDVRSGAPVVEARAAVDVEALLTGARGAPALLCQYASRAVRSMGWGNGAEPPVTRLPVMAPERNEVLSASAVNRVVQALGDTDPCVGEVASQLLATQPDSLIMEPMVERLSSRDSVVRASALTVLGRGDVRDAASAVRRVLRDDVVSVRANAAWASGRMRDGAALRALHDLVGDRNTTVRLAAVTSLGQIDSTRSVATLVPLLANDPSPQVRRTAAWAIGNIDPREGSAALARALRDRDASVREMSAWALGQQRRLTDDAGDALMTMVSRDEDPDARESAAWTLGNTNHRAAASVLATAAADDRSADVREIAAWAVGSIGNGNGGTAPSALLRALKDKEPKVRRATAWALKELRDPATLDAVVDALEREDVDRVRQALIRAAADMGGGSDRAVRALVSSSDAKVRELAVRSLVRGRTIDPWPWPMPRPRPFP; encoded by the coding sequence ATGAAAAACTTCCTGGCGGGTGTGGTGGTGGCCAGCACGCTGACGGTTGGTGGATCCGACGTGCGATCGGGAGCACCGGTGGTTGAGGCGCGCGCGGCCGTTGACGTGGAGGCACTGTTGACCGGTGCACGTGGCGCCCCGGCACTGCTGTGTCAGTATGCTTCGCGCGCGGTGCGCAGCATGGGATGGGGCAACGGCGCCGAACCGCCGGTGACGCGTCTGCCGGTGATGGCGCCCGAACGCAACGAAGTCCTGTCGGCATCGGCGGTGAACCGCGTGGTGCAGGCATTGGGTGATACCGATCCCTGCGTGGGCGAGGTGGCCTCGCAGTTGTTGGCGACGCAGCCTGATTCGCTGATCATGGAGCCCATGGTGGAGCGTCTGTCGTCGCGCGATTCGGTGGTACGGGCGTCGGCGCTGACCGTGTTGGGCCGAGGCGATGTGCGTGATGCGGCTTCGGCGGTGCGCCGTGTGTTGCGTGACGACGTGGTGAGCGTGCGGGCCAATGCCGCGTGGGCTTCTGGTCGCATGCGTGACGGCGCAGCGTTGCGCGCATTGCATGATCTGGTGGGTGACCGCAACACCACGGTGCGCCTCGCGGCCGTGACGTCGCTGGGGCAGATCGATTCCACACGCAGTGTGGCCACGCTGGTGCCGCTGCTCGCGAATGACCCGAGCCCGCAGGTCCGTCGCACGGCGGCGTGGGCCATCGGCAATATCGATCCGCGCGAAGGCAGTGCGGCGCTGGCCCGGGCCCTGCGTGACCGGGATGCATCGGTGCGCGAGATGTCTGCATGGGCACTCGGACAGCAACGGCGTCTCACCGATGACGCCGGGGACGCGTTGATGACCATGGTGTCGCGCGATGAAGATCCCGACGCGCGCGAGTCGGCGGCGTGGACGTTGGGCAATACCAATCACCGCGCGGCAGCGAGTGTGCTGGCAACAGCGGCGGCGGATGATCGCAGTGCCGATGTACGGGAGATTGCCGCGTGGGCCGTGGGGTCGATCGGCAATGGCAACGGCGGCACGGCACCATCGGCGCTGCTGCGCGCGCTCAAGGACAAGGAGCCGAAGGTGCGTCGCGCCACGGCGTGGGCCCTCAAGGAACTGCGCGATCCGGCGACCCTGGATGCTGTCGTCGATGCATTGGAGCGGGAAGATGTGGATCGGGTGCGTCAGGCGCTGATTCGTGCGGCTGCGGACATGGGCGGCGGCAGTGATCGTGCGGTGCGTGCACTGGTGTCGTCGTCCGATGCCAAGGTGCGGGAGTTGGCGGTGCGTTCGCTGGTGCGTGGTCGGACCATCGATCCCTGGCCGTGGCCGATGCCGCGTCCGCGTCCATTTCCCTGA